The following proteins are co-located in the Festucalex cinctus isolate MCC-2025b chromosome 15, RoL_Fcin_1.0, whole genome shotgun sequence genome:
- the il11ra gene encoding interleukin-11 receptor subunit alpha isoform X1, producing MPGLLSSPGSLTVIWFLSWSLCLSGAQIWTNEVSDVQYERLDSNVTLACGKSQINRIPVAWHLDDSRVLPWHKVTSDGSLVLLHVNLSAQGNYSCYDNQGLLLHSIILRLGHPPGLLSISCQVPNHSHVRCYWVEPVKTFLPVEYNASFRGTGQEWQPCLVDAVHKYCDVEHPAFWQTIHTLRITATNALGSETTAARFKLDMLLKPDPPESVLVNNEEGFPTRLIISWNSPSSWPLDDAFPLMFHIRYRPHGSQYWSEVYSEESPLVVFDALAGHPHQVQVRARDELDAYSQWSDWSPLHNGQPWEEPATSEPPEDHFPDYFFPFDTKPETSTSKSFKPAVQDDGNLGLVILLVLFAVVIIATVLSLIFVVWVRHRRREHVTKQELTSMVKMKSMPV from the exons ATGCCAGGTCTTTTGTCCAGTCCTGGGAGTCTGACAGTCATCTGGTTTTTATCTTGGTCACTGTGTCTCAGTGGTGCTCAGATTTGGACCAATGAAG TTTCGGACGTGCAGTACGAGCGCTTGGACTCTAATGTGACGCTGGCATGTGGGAAGTCACAAATTAA TAGAATACCAGTGGCGTGGCATCTCGACGACAGCCGAGTGTTACCATGGCACAAAGTAACATCAGACGGATCGTTAGTCCTGCTGCACGTCAACCTTTCAGCGCAGGGCAACTACAGCTGCTATGACAACCAGGGACTCCTCCTTCACTCCATCATACTCAGACTGGGCC ATCCCCCCGGGCTGCTTAGCATTTCCTGTCAAGTTCCTAATCACAGTCATGTTCGCTGTTACTGGGTAGAACCAGTGAAGACTTTTCTTCCAGTCGAGTACAACGCCTCCTTCAG GGGCACTGGCCAGGAGTGGCAGCCTTGCCTAGTGGATGCAGTCCACAAGTACTGTGATGTAGAGCACCCAGCCTTCTGGCAGACAATCCACACGCTTAGAATCACGGCCACAAACGCCCTTGGATCCGAGACAACGGCTGCCCGGTTTAAGTTAGATATGCTCT TGAAACCTGACCCTCCAGAGTCAGTGTTGGTAAATAACGAGGAAGGCTTTCCAACAAGGCTGATTATCTCGTGGAACAGTCCCTCCTCTTGGCCCCTAGATGATGCTTTCCCTCTCATGTTTCACATAAGATACAGGCCACATGGATCACAATACTGGTCAGAG GTTTACTCTGAGGAGAGTCCATTGGTGGTATTTGACGCCTTGGCTGGCCATCCTCACCAGGTTCAAGTCCGAGCGAGGGATGAGCTGGACGCCTACAGCCAGTGGAGTGACTGGAGTCCACTGCACAACGGTCAGCCCTGGGAAG AACCCGCCACATCTGAACCTCCAGAGGATCATTTTCCggactatttttttcccttcgacACAAAGCCAGAAACCTCCACTTCAAAGTCATTTA AGCCGGCTGTGCAGGATGACGGTAATTTGGGATTGGTGATTCTGCTGGTTTTGTTTGCCGTGGTTATCATAGCCACTGTCCTTTCCCTCATCTTTGTGGTTTG gGTGAGGCACAGGCGGCGTGAACATGTGACTAAACAGGAGCTCACCTCTATGGTCAAAATGAAGTCGATGCCAGTTTGA
- the il11ra gene encoding interleukin-11 receptor subunit alpha isoform X2, with the protein MPGLLSSPGSLTVIWFLSWSLCLSGAQIWTNEVSDVQYERLDSNVTLACGKSQIKIPVAWHLDDSRVLPWHKVTSDGSLVLLHVNLSAQGNYSCYDNQGLLLHSIILRLGHPPGLLSISCQVPNHSHVRCYWVEPVKTFLPVEYNASFRGTGQEWQPCLVDAVHKYCDVEHPAFWQTIHTLRITATNALGSETTAARFKLDMLLKPDPPESVLVNNEEGFPTRLIISWNSPSSWPLDDAFPLMFHIRYRPHGSQYWSEVYSEESPLVVFDALAGHPHQVQVRARDELDAYSQWSDWSPLHNGQPWEEPATSEPPEDHFPDYFFPFDTKPETSTSKSFKPAVQDDGNLGLVILLVLFAVVIIATVLSLIFVVWVRHRRREHVTKQELTSMVKMKSMPV; encoded by the exons ATGCCAGGTCTTTTGTCCAGTCCTGGGAGTCTGACAGTCATCTGGTTTTTATCTTGGTCACTGTGTCTCAGTGGTGCTCAGATTTGGACCAATGAAG TTTCGGACGTGCAGTACGAGCGCTTGGACTCTAATGTGACGCTGGCATGTGGGAAGTCACAAATTAA AATACCAGTGGCGTGGCATCTCGACGACAGCCGAGTGTTACCATGGCACAAAGTAACATCAGACGGATCGTTAGTCCTGCTGCACGTCAACCTTTCAGCGCAGGGCAACTACAGCTGCTATGACAACCAGGGACTCCTCCTTCACTCCATCATACTCAGACTGGGCC ATCCCCCCGGGCTGCTTAGCATTTCCTGTCAAGTTCCTAATCACAGTCATGTTCGCTGTTACTGGGTAGAACCAGTGAAGACTTTTCTTCCAGTCGAGTACAACGCCTCCTTCAG GGGCACTGGCCAGGAGTGGCAGCCTTGCCTAGTGGATGCAGTCCACAAGTACTGTGATGTAGAGCACCCAGCCTTCTGGCAGACAATCCACACGCTTAGAATCACGGCCACAAACGCCCTTGGATCCGAGACAACGGCTGCCCGGTTTAAGTTAGATATGCTCT TGAAACCTGACCCTCCAGAGTCAGTGTTGGTAAATAACGAGGAAGGCTTTCCAACAAGGCTGATTATCTCGTGGAACAGTCCCTCCTCTTGGCCCCTAGATGATGCTTTCCCTCTCATGTTTCACATAAGATACAGGCCACATGGATCACAATACTGGTCAGAG GTTTACTCTGAGGAGAGTCCATTGGTGGTATTTGACGCCTTGGCTGGCCATCCTCACCAGGTTCAAGTCCGAGCGAGGGATGAGCTGGACGCCTACAGCCAGTGGAGTGACTGGAGTCCACTGCACAACGGTCAGCCCTGGGAAG AACCCGCCACATCTGAACCTCCAGAGGATCATTTTCCggactatttttttcccttcgacACAAAGCCAGAAACCTCCACTTCAAAGTCATTTA AGCCGGCTGTGCAGGATGACGGTAATTTGGGATTGGTGATTCTGCTGGTTTTGTTTGCCGTGGTTATCATAGCCACTGTCCTTTCCCTCATCTTTGTGGTTTG gGTGAGGCACAGGCGGCGTGAACATGTGACTAAACAGGAGCTCACCTCTATGGTCAAAATGAAGTCGATGCCAGTTTGA